Proteins encoded in a region of the Acidobacteriota bacterium genome:
- a CDS encoding sigma-70 family RNA polymerase sigma factor: MAEAILQRIAEGDQDAVQAALKTYGGLVWSLAKRMLRNQEDAEDAVQEIFLDIWKNAGRFDASQSSETTFVAMIARRRLIDRLRFNQRRISADSLDDILAEPADRSAQNVQTVVEAREAFKALDVLRPEQKQVLQMSIIHGLSHQEIADATGMPLGTVKTHARRGLIQARQHLGVGSADSKKEVAV, from the coding sequence ATCAGGATGCGGTTCAGGCCGCACTCAAGACCTATGGAGGTCTTGTCTGGTCTTTGGCGAAGCGTATGCTCCGTAATCAAGAAGATGCGGAAGATGCGGTTCAGGAAATTTTTCTTGATATTTGGAAGAACGCAGGAAGGTTTGACGCCTCACAATCGTCAGAAACCACGTTCGTAGCAATGATCGCCCGCCGGCGGTTGATCGACAGGTTGAGATTCAACCAGCGTCGTATCTCCGCTGACTCACTCGACGATATTCTGGCCGAACCGGCCGACCGCTCAGCCCAGAACGTTCAGACCGTGGTTGAAGCTCGCGAGGCGTTCAAAGCTTTAGACGTCCTGCGTCCGGAGCAGAAACAAGTCCTTCAGATGTCCATCATCCACGGGCTTTCGCATCAGGAGATAGCGGATGCAACGGGGATGCCGCTGGGAACGGTGAAAACACACGCCCGGCGAGGGCTGATCCAGGCGCGACAGCACCTTGGGGTCGGTTCGGCGGATTCGAAGAAGGAGGTAGCAGTATGA
- a CDS encoding anti-sigma factor — protein MSIEREEALLDLLVKQATVGLTEEESRELKQLDTQGIGSIDGPAFELAAAALSIASLDKFEPMPQHVEARILLDADRFFAEQSSPVAAASSAAEKRPTADENTQGWSVWNWLPWGIAAAASVALAVNVATDNPTPTLVQQPTPQVEQKLTPAQERDQLLASARDVIKATWAPGNVKEIVQIGGEVVWSDEKQAGYMTFKGLPANDPNKETYQLWIFEENQGDKTPIDGGVFDVNANGEVIVPISAKLKAKNPALFAITIEKPGGVVVSKREKIAAAAKIEAPKTSA, from the coding sequence ATGAGCATAGAGCGCGAAGAGGCTTTGCTCGACCTCCTGGTAAAACAGGCTACCGTCGGTTTGACCGAGGAAGAGTCGAGAGAGTTGAAGCAATTAGATACACAAGGCATCGGCAGTATAGACGGCCCGGCTTTCGAGCTTGCGGCGGCGGCCTTGAGCATTGCCTCGCTGGACAAATTTGAACCGATGCCGCAGCACGTTGAGGCCCGGATCCTTTTGGATGCGGACCGCTTCTTTGCAGAGCAGAGTTCCCCGGTTGCGGCCGCTTCATCGGCTGCTGAGAAACGTCCGACGGCAGATGAGAATACCCAAGGCTGGTCGGTTTGGAATTGGCTGCCCTGGGGTATCGCGGCCGCGGCGAGCGTTGCTCTTGCAGTGAATGTGGCGACCGACAATCCGACACCGACTTTAGTCCAGCAGCCGACGCCGCAGGTCGAACAAAAGCTGACCCCGGCACAGGAACGTGATCAATTGCTCGCCTCGGCACGCGATGTCATCAAGGCCACGTGGGCACCGGGCAATGTGAAAGAGATAGTTCAGATCGGCGGTGAGGTAGTTTGGAGCGATGAGAAGCAGGCCGGTTATATGACCTTTAAGGGCCTCCCGGCAAACGACCCGAACAAAGAGACCTATCAGCTCTGGATCTTTGAAGAGAACCAGGGTGATAAGACCCCGATCGATGGTGGCGTGTTTGATGTGAATGCGAACGGCGAGGTCATCGTTCCGATAAGTGCGAAGCTCAAGGCGAAGAACCCGGCACTTTTCGCAATTACGATCGAGAAGCCCGGCGGTGTCGTCGTTTCAAAGCGTGAAAAGATCGCGGCCGCAGCCAAGATCGAAGCGCCTAAGACATCAGCCTAG
- a CDS encoding DUF3857 domain-containing protein — translation MKVLVRTITLAFFLVTAGGALAQVPGWVREAMSAPVPSYPSDVSAVVLLNEQSVTLNSNGKLITTERYAVKLLTNEGRDHAVGQAHYLVSSGKVNEMAAWLIRGGAVAKEFDRKSIVDVIADPDDIYNEGRVKVANASRDALPGDVFAYSVESEDSPLFYQDIFIFQGRLPVLRSRYQLTLPDGWKATSRTFNHTELSPSRASTTYTWLLNSLPPIKSEPQSPSLVHLAPRIAVNYEPEASSNAVNKAFADWLDVSRWATSLYEPQVIIDAGIEAKARELTSGAKTELEKIQAIGTFVQNLQYISIDIGVGHGNGYKPRPSNLVLNRGYGDCKDKANLMRALLKVVGIDAYPIAIYSGDPEYVRAEWASPRQFNHCIIAVRVGEETKAATVMTHATLGRLLIFDATDPFTPVGDLPDYLQGSKGLIIAGEKGGLSEMPVTPPITDLLQRRIEAKLDGQGGLTGTILEMANGQSSSVFRREVRELSAGDYKQAIEGWLTRGATGAKLIDLKAEDRHADAAFDLKVNFSAPSYGQVMQGRLLIFRPVVVGRRQSFSFSNPSRKNPIRLEPLLMKESTVFSLPEGYAVDELPEAVDLRSDFGSYKGTFEVLDDKLQFTRSIEIKRSLMGTERYDEVRGFFKKILDAEQSSVVLIRK, via the coding sequence ATGAAAGTACTCGTTCGCACAATAACCTTGGCTTTTTTTCTGGTTACGGCCGGCGGAGCCCTCGCTCAGGTTCCCGGTTGGGTTCGGGAGGCAATGTCGGCTCCGGTTCCATCGTATCCCAGCGATGTTTCGGCCGTCGTGCTCCTGAACGAACAGTCAGTGACACTTAATTCGAACGGAAAGCTGATAACAACGGAAAGGTACGCCGTTAAGCTCTTAACGAATGAGGGTCGCGACCATGCTGTAGGGCAGGCGCATTACCTTGTAAGCTCCGGCAAGGTCAATGAAATGGCGGCATGGCTTATCCGCGGCGGAGCGGTTGCGAAGGAGTTCGATAGAAAGTCGATCGTTGATGTAATTGCTGACCCGGACGATATCTATAACGAGGGGCGGGTCAAGGTCGCCAACGCAAGTCGTGACGCTCTTCCTGGAGATGTGTTCGCCTATTCGGTCGAAAGTGAGGATTCTCCGCTTTTCTATCAGGACATCTTTATTTTTCAGGGGCGTTTGCCTGTGCTCAGGTCGCGTTATCAGCTCACTCTTCCCGATGGCTGGAAGGCAACGTCTCGAACCTTCAATCATACAGAGTTAAGTCCGTCACGTGCCTCAACCACCTACACTTGGCTGTTGAACAGTCTTCCGCCGATCAAAAGTGAGCCGCAGAGCCCGTCGTTGGTCCATCTTGCTCCGCGGATCGCCGTCAATTACGAGCCTGAAGCCAGCAGCAATGCGGTCAACAAGGCGTTTGCGGACTGGCTGGATGTTTCTCGCTGGGCAACGTCACTGTACGAACCGCAAGTCATTATCGATGCAGGTATTGAGGCAAAGGCCCGGGAACTTACTTCAGGAGCGAAGACGGAGCTCGAAAAGATCCAAGCCATTGGTACATTCGTTCAGAACCTGCAGTATATCTCGATCGACATCGGCGTCGGACATGGGAACGGATACAAGCCGAGACCCTCGAACCTGGTCCTGAACCGTGGATACGGCGACTGCAAAGATAAGGCAAACCTGATGAGGGCGTTGCTAAAGGTTGTCGGCATCGATGCCTACCCGATCGCGATCTATTCCGGTGATCCGGAGTACGTTCGTGCAGAATGGGCATCGCCGCGGCAATTCAACCATTGTATTATTGCAGTAAGGGTTGGGGAGGAAACAAAAGCCGCAACCGTAATGACACACGCGACGCTCGGAAGGCTGCTGATATTTGATGCGACCGATCCGTTCACGCCGGTTGGCGACCTGCCGGACTACTTGCAGGGCAGCAAGGGACTTATCATCGCGGGCGAGAAAGGCGGGTTGTCCGAGATGCCCGTGACGCCGCCAATTACGGATCTTTTGCAGCGCCGCATCGAGGCAAAGCTTGACGGGCAGGGCGGATTGACGGGGACCATTCTCGAAATGGCCAATGGCCAAAGCTCGAGCGTTTTCCGACGAGAAGTACGCGAGCTTTCTGCCGGCGACTACAAGCAGGCGATCGAGGGTTGGCTGACCCGCGGAGCAACCGGCGCCAAACTTATTGACCTAAAAGCCGAAGATAGGCACGCCGATGCCGCGTTTGACCTAAAGGTCAACTTCTCGGCCCCCTCTTACGGACAAGTGATGCAGGGCCGTCTTTTGATCTTCCGCCCGGTTGTTGTCGGACGGCGCCAGTCGTTTTCCTTTTCAAACCCGAGCCGGAAAAATCCGATCAGGTTGGAACCGCTTCTGATGAAGGAATCGACCGTCTTTTCCCTGCCGGAAGGGTACGCCGTCGACGAACTCCCGGAGGCTGTCGACCTTAGATCCGATTTCGGCTCCTACAAGGGAACGTTCGAGGTTCTTGACGACAAGCTCCAATTCACGCGTTCGATCGAGATAAAGCGAAGTCTAATGGGCACCGAGAGATACGATGAGGTCCGTGGGTTCTTTAAGAAGATACTTGATGCCGAACAGTCGTCGGTAGTGCTGATCCGAAAATAA
- a CDS encoding DUF3857 and transglutaminase domain-containing protein, whose amino-acid sequence MKEPKVDKEADAEALFWETRLDDKKLSRLTISHYVRLKIFTERGREKFSKLDIPFTKGKKIEDVAARVIKPDGTIVNLAPTDIFEREVAKVGKARFMAKSFAVPAIEPGVIVEYQYVETIKGDSVGGERLIFQRDIPMQKVTYLIRPFGKSTLKYNWYNIPEARFRDDPANKGYQVATLYDVPAYKDEPYMPPDDEVRQWAYVSYNSLGAILVWPQVARVWDLAFKELTKPKKEVKALATQLTAGATTEDEKLRRLYDYCKNEIKNITYDRSLTDEQREDLKIKDADDVLKRKMGSTAFIDLLFASLARSLDYEVVIALMSDRSENFFNPEKYPFNNFVEPAGIGVKIGGKWKVYSPGTPYLGFGETPWYRENVRSMFIGDGGYLWITTASSEPELSKAIRKAKLNLGADGMLKGSVSIAYTGHQAISRRRDQYRDSESKRIENLKDEIKSRISTAEVSNVVVENFDDSSKPLVYAFDISIPGYAAKAGRRLMVQPGFFEYGSKPVFSSDTRQYGVYFPYGWSEEDEIEIKLPPGHQLEEANAPGDAGDPANISSHSVKMQINAAEGILIYRRKFHFGGGGNVYFKAETYPAIKQLFDIFHKNDMHSVLVRPTQ is encoded by the coding sequence ATGAAAGAACCGAAAGTCGATAAGGAAGCAGACGCCGAGGCCCTTTTCTGGGAAACGCGGCTGGACGATAAAAAGCTTTCGCGGCTGACCATTTCGCACTACGTGCGGCTAAAGATCTTTACCGAACGTGGTCGTGAAAAGTTCAGTAAATTGGATATACCGTTTACCAAGGGCAAGAAGATCGAGGATGTTGCAGCGAGGGTGATCAAGCCGGACGGGACGATCGTAAACCTCGCCCCGACAGACATTTTTGAGCGGGAGGTGGCCAAGGTCGGAAAGGCCCGATTTATGGCTAAGTCATTCGCCGTTCCTGCGATCGAGCCGGGCGTTATTGTTGAGTACCAGTATGTGGAAACGATCAAAGGCGATTCGGTCGGCGGTGAGCGGCTTATCTTCCAGCGCGATATACCAATGCAGAAGGTGACCTATCTGATCCGGCCGTTCGGTAAATCAACGCTTAAGTACAACTGGTACAACATTCCCGAGGCTCGGTTCCGCGATGACCCGGCGAACAAGGGGTATCAGGTCGCGACGCTCTATGATGTCCCTGCATATAAGGACGAACCATATATGCCGCCAGACGATGAGGTCCGGCAATGGGCGTATGTTTCGTACAACTCGCTCGGGGCTATATTGGTATGGCCGCAAGTGGCCCGTGTCTGGGATCTCGCTTTCAAGGAACTTACTAAGCCAAAGAAAGAGGTCAAGGCTCTTGCAACTCAATTGACCGCCGGTGCAACGACCGAGGACGAGAAACTGCGGCGTCTATATGACTATTGTAAGAACGAGATCAAGAACATTACCTATGACAGATCGCTTACGGATGAACAGCGAGAGGATCTGAAGATCAAGGATGCGGACGACGTGCTTAAGCGAAAGATGGGCAGCACGGCATTCATCGATCTTCTATTTGCCTCGCTCGCCAGATCGCTCGATTACGAGGTCGTGATCGCCTTGATGTCAGACCGCAGCGAGAACTTCTTTAATCCGGAGAAATATCCTTTCAATAATTTTGTCGAGCCCGCAGGAATCGGAGTAAAGATCGGCGGAAAATGGAAGGTTTATAGCCCCGGGACGCCTTATCTTGGCTTTGGCGAGACCCCCTGGTACCGGGAGAACGTACGCTCGATGTTCATCGGAGATGGTGGTTATTTGTGGATCACGACCGCATCGTCCGAGCCGGAGCTCTCCAAGGCGATAAGAAAGGCAAAGTTGAACCTAGGCGCTGATGGTATGCTCAAGGGCTCGGTTTCGATAGCCTATACCGGACATCAAGCGATCAGCCGCCGACGGGATCAGTACCGCGATTCCGAATCGAAGCGGATCGAGAATCTAAAGGATGAGATAAAGAGCAGGATCAGCACCGCCGAAGTAAGCAACGTTGTGGTCGAGAACTTTGATGACAGCTCGAAACCGCTTGTTTACGCGTTCGATATCTCGATTCCCGGTTATGCGGCAAAGGCCGGTCGGAGGTTGATGGTTCAGCCGGGCTTCTTTGAATACGGATCGAAGCCGGTATTTTCTTCCGATACGCGGCAATACGGTGTTTACTTCCCCTACGGCTGGTCAGAGGAGGATGAGATCGAGATCAAGCTTCCCCCAGGCCATCAACTCGAAGAAGCAAACGCACCTGGCGACGCCGGGGATCCTGCAAACATCAGCTCGCATTCCGTCAAAATGCAGATAAACGCGGCGGAAGGTATTTTGATATACAGACGGAAGTTCCATTTTGGCGGTGGGGGAAATGTTTACTTCAAAGCCGAAACCTACCCGGCGATCAAGCAGCTCTTCGATATCTTTCACAAGAACGATATGCATTCAGTGCTCGTTCGCCCGACACAATAA
- a CDS encoding class I fructose-bisphosphate aldolase: MALDIAKIQELLGSEAETLLSHESKTISKDHLHLPGGDFVDRVVSQSDRNPMVMRSMQTLFGTGRLAGTGYLSILPVDQGIEHSAGASFAPNPQYFDPSNIVELAIEGGCNGVASTFGVLGSVARKYAHKIPFIVKINHNELLTYPNAFDQVMFGTIEQARNMGAVAVGATIYFGSDNATRQITEVAEAFAYAHDLGMATILWCYLRNSKFKTAEGDMHTAADLTGQANHLGVTIQADIIKQKLPERNGGYNVLNTESSYGKTNPKIYSELTTDNPIDLVRYQVANCYMGRSGLINSGGESKGSGDLADAVRTAVVNKRGGGTGLISGRKAFQRPMAEGVELLNAIQDVYLCKDITVA, encoded by the coding sequence ATGGCACTTGACATCGCTAAGATACAGGAACTGCTTGGGAGCGAGGCGGAGACGCTGCTCTCGCATGAATCGAAGACAATTTCTAAGGACCATCTGCATTTGCCGGGCGGGGATTTTGTTGACCGGGTCGTTTCGCAATCGGACCGCAACCCGATGGTGATGCGGTCGATGCAGACGCTTTTTGGCACGGGCCGGCTCGCCGGTACGGGCTATCTTTCGATACTGCCGGTCGATCAGGGCATTGAGCACTCGGCCGGTGCGAGCTTTGCACCGAACCCGCAGTATTTCGACCCCTCAAATATCGTAGAGCTCGCTATTGAAGGCGGCTGCAATGGCGTCGCCTCGACCTTCGGCGTGCTCGGCTCGGTCGCACGGAAGTATGCACACAAGATCCCGTTCATCGTAAAGATCAACCACAACGAGCTGCTCACTTATCCGAACGCCTTTGATCAGGTGATGTTCGGCACCATCGAGCAGGCACGCAACATGGGCGCGGTCGCGGTCGGGGCGACGATCTACTTCGGCTCGGACAATGCGACGCGGCAGATCACCGAGGTCGCCGAGGCATTTGCCTACGCCCACGATCTCGGGATGGCGACCATCCTCTGGTGCTATCTCCGGAATTCGAAGTTCAAAACGGCCGAGGGTGATATGCATACGGCGGCCGACCTTACGGGACAGGCGAACCACCTCGGCGTCACCATCCAGGCAGACATCATCAAGCAGAAGCTGCCCGAGCGGAACGGCGGCTACAACGTCCTCAATACCGAGAGCAGCTACGGCAAAACCAACCCGAAGATCTATTCGGAGCTGACGACCGACAACCCGATCGACCTCGTCCGCTATCAGGTGGCCAATTGCTATATGGGCCGCTCCGGGCTGATCAACTCCGGCGGCGAATCAAAGGGCTCCGGCGACCTTGCCGATGCCGTCCGCACCGCGGTCGTCAACAAACGCGGCGGCGGAACCGGCCTCATCTCCGGCCGCAAAGCGTTCCAACGCCCAATGGCCGAAGGCGTCGAACTCCTCAACGCCATCCAGGACGTTTACCTCTGCAAAGACATAACCGTCGCATAG
- a CDS encoding site-2 protease family protein, whose translation MELLGRLSHKFVLLHVSGIPVRADVRWLAVLLVISGVIAGGIQPITGSLGLSFVLGLSATLVFFVSIFLHEFSHAAVARMEGLRVVEIVLHPFGGLTRFASEPDSPRAEFRVAIAGPAASFVLAVVFGAAAAAADAAELNVLSRLMLTLAIGNLLVAAFNMFPGYPLDGGRVLRAYLWRTGRNLTEATILTGRSGQWIAAALIAFGILIVIARQDLFTGLWAVIVGIFLFDAAGSIIREMNSASQVRVQDVMKLAVAIEPERTIHEVVENILPMNRQPVFPVAREKKLFGMLLLAEIRELDPKAWHATKVSDVMRPIAAEHFVDLDTTLIEAREAVRRNGIGAVCVVNAEGKLVGVFRG comes from the coding sequence ATGGAGCTTCTCGGCCGCCTTAGCCACAAGTTCGTCCTTTTGCACGTCTCGGGCATTCCGGTGCGTGCGGATGTCCGCTGGCTAGCGGTGCTTTTGGTCATTTCGGGCGTTATCGCCGGCGGCATTCAGCCGATAACGGGCAGCCTTGGCTTAAGCTTTGTGCTTGGGCTTTCGGCGACGCTCGTTTTTTTTGTCTCGATCTTTCTTCATGAATTTTCACACGCGGCGGTCGCCCGGATGGAAGGGCTTCGCGTGGTCGAGATCGTCTTGCATCCCTTCGGCGGGCTGACGCGGTTTGCGAGCGAGCCCGATTCACCGCGGGCGGAGTTTCGGGTGGCGATCGCCGGGCCGGCGGCGAGCTTTGTGCTGGCGGTCGTTTTTGGTGCGGCGGCGGCCGCGGCGGATGCGGCGGAGCTCAATGTGCTCTCGCGGCTGATGCTGACGCTTGCGATCGGCAATCTTCTGGTCGCGGCTTTCAATATGTTTCCCGGTTATCCGCTTGATGGCGGCCGCGTTTTGCGGGCATATCTCTGGCGGACGGGGCGAAACCTTACCGAAGCGACCATCCTAACCGGCCGGAGCGGCCAATGGATCGCGGCGGCGCTTATCGCTTTCGGCATTCTGATCGTCATTGCCCGGCAAGATCTTTTCACCGGGCTCTGGGCCGTTATCGTCGGCATTTTTCTTTTTGACGCGGCAGGCTCGATCATCCGCGAGATGAACTCGGCCTCGCAGGTGCGGGTGCAGGATGTGATGAAGCTCGCCGTTGCCATCGAACCCGAGCGGACGATACACGAGGTCGTGGAAAATATTCTGCCGATGAACCGCCAACCGGTATTCCCGGTCGCCCGCGAGAAGAAGTTATTTGGAATGCTCCTGCTTGCCGAGATACGCGAGCTCGACCCGAAGGCCTGGCACGCGACCAAGGTCAGCGACGTTATGCGGCCAATCGCGGCCGAGCACTTCGTCGATCTTGATACAACATTGATCGAAGCCCGCGAGGCCGTAAGGAGAAACGGCATCGGCGCCGTCTGTGTCGTCAACGCCGAGGGAAAACTGGTCGGCGTTTTTCGCGGCTAG
- a CDS encoding TIGR00159 family protein, whose translation MTDYMPSLITLRNLLDITLVFIIVYVVLKLLRGTRAVPTMVGIVLIALLYWLSVAQDLATLEFVLRWAVVLLPFAIIVLFQSEIRQALIYFANRLRFPIVNRQRGQFGGSVFDEIVLAVTTLSSEKTGALIVIERNVGLRNFIDSGVQLDAVISYDLMVTIFDPATPLHDGAVVIKDERIAAASVFLPLTKNPEISRELGTRHRAAIGITEGTDAISIVVSEETGLVTWVEGGRVRRNLDTAQLRKLLFTAMGVPTSSAQKKALKNIKEAKSEAAT comes from the coding sequence ATGACGGACTACATGCCTTCGCTGATCACGCTGCGTAATCTGCTAGATATTACGCTCGTTTTCATCATTGTGTATGTCGTGCTCAAGCTGCTCCGCGGCACTCGGGCCGTCCCGACGATGGTCGGCATCGTGCTCATCGCGTTGCTTTATTGGCTCTCTGTCGCGCAGGACCTCGCAACACTCGAGTTCGTGCTCCGCTGGGCGGTCGTGCTGCTGCCGTTTGCGATCATCGTCCTGTTTCAGAGCGAGATCAGGCAGGCGCTTATCTACTTTGCCAATCGGCTGCGGTTCCCGATCGTTAATCGGCAGCGGGGCCAATTTGGCGGCAGTGTTTTTGACGAGATAGTGCTTGCCGTAACGACGCTTTCATCTGAAAAAACGGGTGCTCTGATCGTCATCGAGCGCAACGTCGGCCTCAGAAACTTTATCGATTCCGGCGTCCAGCTTGATGCCGTCATCAGCTACGACCTGATGGTCACCATCTTTGACCCGGCGACGCCGCTCCACGATGGCGCGGTTGTAATTAAGGACGAGCGGATCGCCGCGGCCTCGGTCTTTTTGCCGCTGACGAAAAACCCCGAGATCTCTCGCGAGCTCGGCACGCGCCACCGCGCCGCCATCGGCATCACCGAAGGCACAGACGCCATTTCGATCGTCGTCTCAGAGGAAACGGGGCTTGTCACCTGGGTCGAGGGCGGCCGGGTTCGCCGAAATCTTGATACAGCACAGCTCCGCAAACTGCTCTTTACGGCGATGGGCGTTCCGACCTCCAGTGCACAGAAAAAGGCCCTTAAGAACATCAAGGAGGCGAAAAGCGAAGCCGCGACCTAG
- a CDS encoding dienelactone hydrolase family protein, whose product MSEAEIQRDQYITAEIKLYYDLLLPQDLAEPAPLLIAVHGYGAHKRYMMREARQIAPEGFVIASVEAPHQHFRKTDDGYRVGFGWLTDHRPEESVALHHRFLLDLIDRLSEEGAIDPSRVYLYGFSQACALNFRFALTYPEAVHAVIGVCGGIPGDLETSPLYKEFNGRVLYLYGDDDEWYTNEQFADFAERLTKRLPNTTTRQYDAGHEISEEMRADLREFLAAKP is encoded by the coding sequence ATGAGCGAAGCGGAAATACAACGCGACCAATACATAACGGCTGAGATCAAGCTTTATTACGACCTCCTCTTGCCGCAGGACCTCGCCGAGCCGGCGCCGCTCCTGATCGCAGTCCACGGCTACGGAGCGCACAAGCGGTATATGATGCGCGAGGCTCGGCAGATCGCCCCCGAGGGCTTTGTCATCGCCTCGGTCGAGGCTCCACACCAGCACTTTCGCAAAACTGATGACGGCTACCGTGTCGGCTTCGGCTGGCTTACGGACCACCGGCCGGAGGAATCGGTCGCGCTCCATCATCGCTTTTTGCTCGACCTCATCGACCGCCTGAGCGAGGAAGGTGCCATAGATCCTTCCCGCGTATATCTTTACGGATTTTCGCAGGCGTGCGCTCTCAACTTTCGCTTTGCGTTGACCTATCCCGAGGCGGTACATGCCGTTATCGGCGTTTGCGGCGGCATTCCGGGCGACCTTGAGACGAGCCCGCTTTACAAGGAGTTCAACGGTCGCGTGCTTTACCTCTACGGCGACGATGACGAATGGTACACCAACGAGCAATTCGCCGACTTCGCCGAGCGGCTCACGAAACGCCTACCCAACACAACCACCCGCCAATACGACGCCGGCCACGAAATATCCGAAGAGATGCGCGCCGATCTAAGAGAATTCCTTGCCGCGAAACCTTAG
- a CDS encoding O-antigen ligase family protein, which produces MKAAISKLDQLAGIGPEGTLAAWLERGAFACLLLMAAAVPHSIAATQIAWLLGMALSAARLFITPRPRFRFFAFDAFLLAFIGWSVLSAALSYEPAISIDKLRGVGLFLIFFFARLNLRTRSAIAAIAFLMIGSAMVNVVWQPSERIIGRGVEVHGVRPDGALAKAGLADGDAILRINGKRISSPDEIITALEANETVGAMFNRPDIYRTLTLRRSDLVAGKSPEERLGFASWKKSHRWRAQGFFGHFTTYGEVLQIIASLALGLVLGLAFGRGASLGEFFRSQRLRLALIAGICLALICVALLLSGTRASQLGLLVSGIVMVFAIGNRRLIALMLVLLIPAAAGGYYVMQKTRQQDETNEYRKTMWRDGVRLATGSPRHLIVGVGMDSLKERWQEWGLFDRGWLPMGHFHSTPIQIAAERGLPALLFWLLFLGAFARSLWRYLRASGDLPDVPYAIVLGVLGGVAGFFTAGIVHNNLGDGEVAMAFYLAAALGAAELVNKNVCTE; this is translated from the coding sequence ATGAAAGCTGCCATCAGCAAACTAGACCAGCTCGCCGGCATCGGGCCGGAAGGCACGCTCGCTGCGTGGCTTGAGCGCGGTGCGTTCGCCTGCCTTCTGCTGATGGCGGCGGCGGTTCCGCACTCGATCGCCGCGACACAGATCGCCTGGCTGCTCGGGATGGCGCTCTCGGCCGCGAGGCTTTTCATCACGCCGCGGCCGCGGTTTCGCTTTTTTGCTTTTGATGCATTCCTGCTCGCCTTTATCGGTTGGAGCGTCCTAAGTGCCGCCCTTTCTTACGAACCGGCGATCTCGATCGATAAGCTCCGCGGCGTCGGGCTTTTTCTCATTTTCTTTTTTGCGCGGCTCAATTTGCGAACGCGATCCGCGATCGCCGCCATCGCTTTTCTGATGATCGGCTCGGCGATGGTCAACGTCGTCTGGCAGCCGTCCGAGCGGATCATCGGCCGCGGCGTTGAGGTCCATGGGGTCCGGCCCGACGGAGCTTTGGCAAAGGCCGGGCTCGCCGATGGCGACGCAATTCTTCGCATCAACGGCAAGCGAATCTCTTCGCCGGATGAGATCATCACCGCCCTGGAGGCAAATGAAACGGTCGGGGCGATGTTCAACCGGCCGGACATTTATCGCACCCTAACGCTCCGCCGCTCGGACCTCGTCGCGGGCAAATCGCCCGAGGAGCGGCTTGGCTTCGCGTCGTGGAAAAAGAGCCACCGCTGGCGGGCACAAGGCTTTTTTGGCCATTTTACGACCTATGGCGAGGTGCTGCAGATCATCGCGTCGCTCGCTCTCGGCCTTGTGCTCGGGCTCGCCTTCGGCCGCGGTGCTTCGCTTGGCGAGTTCTTCAGGTCGCAGCGGCTTCGGCTGGCTTTGATCGCAGGCATTTGCCTCGCGCTGATCTGCGTCGCTCTGCTGCTCTCGGGAACGCGGGCATCGCAGCTTGGTCTGCTTGTTTCGGGCATTGTGATGGTCTTTGCCATTGGGAATCGACGGCTGATCGCCTTGATGCTGGTGCTTCTGATCCCGGCGGCGGCCGGCGGTTATTACGTCATGCAAAAAACGCGACAGCAGGACGAGACGAACGAATATCGAAAGACGATGTGGCGCGACGGCGTCCGGCTCGCGACCGGGAGCCCGCGGCATCTGATCGTCGGCGTCGGGATGGATTCGCTCAAAGAACGCTGGCAGGAATGGGGCCTTTTTGACCGCGGCTGGCTGCCGATGGGGCATTTCCACTCAACGCCGATCCAGATCGCCGCCGAACGCGGGCTCCCGGCACTTCTGTTCTGGCTGCTCTTTCTTGGAGCTTTTGCCCGCAGCCTCTGGCGATATCTTCGGGCGAGCGGCGACTTGCCCGATGTTCCCTATGCGATAGTTCTCGGCGTTCTCGGCGGGGTCGCCGGCTTTTTCACGGCGGGCATCGTCCACAATAATCTTGGCGATGGCGAGGTCGCGATGGCCTTTTACCTCGCGGCGGCTCTCGGTGCGGCCGAGCTTGTTAACAAAAATGTATGCACCGAATAG